A window of Candidatus Saccharibacteria bacterium contains these coding sequences:
- a CDS encoding lycopene cyclase domain-containing protein codes for MEQFYYLGSLLFSLGGLALADWRFRLAFFADSHRTIKVIGIAMLIFIAWDALGIVAGIFFHGDSPYDLPFTILPEFPLEELFFLFLLNYVTLLLYLMAERRWRRTS; via the coding sequence ATGGAACAGTTCTACTATCTTGGCAGCCTGCTCTTTTCCCTGGGCGGCCTTGCCTTGGCCGACTGGCGCTTCCGTCTGGCCTTCTTTGCTGACAGCCACCGCACTATCAAAGTCATCGGCATCGCCATGCTCATCTTCATCGCCTGGGACGCACTTGGTATCGTCGCCGGCATCTTCTTCCATGGTGATTCACCGTACGACCTGCCCTTCACCATCCTGCCTGAGTTCCCGTTGGAAGAACTGTTCTTCCTGTTCCTGCTGAATTATGTCACCTTATTGCTATACCTCATGGCGGAGCGGCGATGGCGACGTACCTCATAG
- a CDS encoding M28 family peptidase — protein sequence MIAVRTAQQRNLITAGAFSMSFLVVAYAILVTLAAGAGIAREAEQATLNGLTPSSDPGASGSKAIVFGGGSAPDPGTGGPVGDCGQTRIQQLVDSVSEAKIKANLEKLVQDDSKPTPNSLGSRHISSPMNQVKVDWAKQQLSSYGLSIIDQPFSSGGYDLHNMVGRLQGSGNTVYTAGAHIDSIADDSETVAPGADDDGSGVVIVMEAARVLKSYQSCLKSHIDFVGFNDEEEGMEGSVVYANDIESQGFKGLYNMDMLGYAAGGEPCIANNYNSDRDKFMADKLEEVNSKYGVNMTLQMGTYSADDIDSISFWNKSMPSAYAVECNEDSPGYHTTDDTLEHISYPQMTAFTKVLVAGLAELASDANSGSGTATGDAPQNGGGTDDADTDTEETSTGEDE from the coding sequence ATGATTGCCGTCCGGACCGCCCAGCAGAGAAACTTGATCACGGCGGGGGCATTCTCGATGTCCTTCCTGGTCGTGGCCTACGCCATCCTGGTGACCCTGGCGGCTGGCGCCGGCATAGCCCGCGAGGCCGAGCAGGCGACACTAAACGGCCTGACGCCGTCGAGTGATCCCGGAGCATCCGGCAGTAAGGCCATCGTCTTTGGTGGCGGTAGCGCCCCCGATCCCGGCACGGGCGGACCGGTGGGCGATTGCGGCCAGACCAGGATTCAACAGCTGGTAGACAGTGTCTCGGAGGCAAAGATCAAGGCCAACCTGGAAAAGCTGGTGCAGGACGATTCCAAGCCGACGCCGAACTCGTTGGGCTCACGGCATATCAGCTCGCCGATGAACCAGGTGAAGGTAGATTGGGCAAAGCAGCAACTTAGCAGCTATGGGCTGAGCATCATTGACCAGCCGTTCTCTTCTGGCGGCTACGACCTTCATAATATGGTCGGGCGGCTGCAGGGCAGCGGCAATACGGTGTATACGGCCGGGGCGCACATCGACTCGATTGCTGATGACTCTGAAACGGTGGCGCCAGGGGCTGATGATGACGGGTCGGGTGTGGTGATCGTCATGGAGGCGGCCCGCGTCCTTAAGAGCTACCAATCGTGCCTGAAGTCGCACATCGATTTCGTCGGCTTCAATGACGAGGAAGAGGGCATGGAAGGCAGTGTCGTCTATGCCAATGATATCGAGAGCCAGGGCTTCAAAGGGCTCTATAACATGGATATGCTGGGCTACGCCGCAGGCGGCGAGCCATGTATCGCCAACAATTACAACAGCGACCGCGACAAGTTCATGGCTGACAAGCTGGAAGAAGTGAACAGTAAATACGGTGTCAATATGACCTTGCAGATGGGCACGTACTCCGCTGATGACATCGATTCCATAAGCTTCTGGAATAAGAGTATGCCGTCGGCCTATGCGGTGGAGTGTAATGAAGACTCGCCTGGTTACCACACGACTGACGACACGCTTGAACACATCAGCTATCCGCAGATGACTGCCTTCACCAAGGTACTGGTGGCCGGTCTGGCCGAACTGGCCAGTGATGCCAACAGCGGCAGCGGCACCGCGACTGGTGACGCGCCGCAGAACGGCGGCGGCACCGACGACGCTGATACGGACACGGAAGAAACTTCTACCGGCGAAGACGAATAA
- a CDS encoding DUF3140 domain-containing protein, with product MTNTDDRRDDTIQTFHTLVNLSVAEMEAWLDTNESQSVGIKIGTTHEKKTSPAGGESTGHAMGWEIVALLGKPEADLDDDDLARMRKVCGYIKRHTAQRPEKKVLETSRWRYSLMNWGHDPLK from the coding sequence ATGACGAATACGGACGACAGACGGGATGACACCATCCAGACCTTTCATACGCTCGTGAACCTATCGGTGGCCGAGATGGAAGCCTGGCTGGATACTAACGAATCGCAGTCGGTGGGAATCAAGATCGGCACCACGCATGAGAAAAAGACCAGCCCGGCCGGCGGTGAGTCCACGGGGCACGCCATGGGCTGGGAAATCGTTGCGCTGCTTGGTAAGCCGGAGGCCGATCTGGACGATGATGATCTGGCGCGGATGCGCAAGGTCTGCGGCTACATCAAGCGGCATACTGCGCAGCGGCCGGAAAAGAAGGTGCTGGAGACGTCGCGCTGGCGGTACTCGCTGATGAACTGGGGGCATGATCCGCTGAAATAG
- a CDS encoding lycopene cyclase domain-containing protein: MATYLIANLLFMALVLLLLRPHRHGRPQLETLIIILVMTAIFDSLIIWAGIVAYDPGKILGVNIGLAPIEDFMYAILAVIIVPALWHRIGKSHV; encoded by the coding sequence ATGGCGACGTACCTCATAGCCAACCTGCTATTCATGGCGCTTGTGTTATTGCTGCTGCGTCCGCATCGCCATGGCCGGCCGCAGCTCGAGACCCTGATCATCATCCTGGTCATGACCGCCATATTCGATTCGTTGATCATATGGGCCGGCATCGTCGCCTATGACCCCGGTAAGATTTTGGGCGTGAACATCGGCCTCGCTCCAATAGAAGATTTCATGTATGCCATCCTGGCCGTCATCATAGTGCCAGCCTTATGGCACAGAATAGGGAAGAGTCATGTCTGA
- a CDS encoding NUDIX domain-containing protein, whose protein sequence is MYHRRICVRGIIIKDGKLFAQKLKHGEGERDYWCTPGGGLDDGEDLLAGLRREMIEETGVAPKIGRLLYVQQFMDGTQEQLEFFFHIENADDYEKIDLAATTHGAIEVSQYGFIDPKKEHILPEDMSAMDFAGMVAAGAPVRVANYL, encoded by the coding sequence ATGTATCACCGGAGAATTTGTGTGCGCGGCATCATCATCAAGGACGGTAAGCTGTTTGCGCAGAAGCTGAAACATGGGGAAGGGGAGCGCGATTATTGGTGCACGCCGGGCGGCGGTCTGGATGACGGCGAGGACCTGCTGGCCGGCCTGCGCCGCGAGATGATTGAGGAGACGGGTGTGGCGCCGAAGATCGGGCGGCTGCTGTATGTGCAGCAGTTCATGGATGGCACGCAGGAGCAGCTGGAGTTTTTCTTCCACATTGAAAATGCTGATGATTACGAAAAGATCGATCTGGCCGCCACTACGCATGGCGCCATAGAGGTGTCGCAGTACGGCTTCATCGACCCGAAGAAAGAGCATATTCTGCCGGAAGATATGAGCGCCATGGATTTTGCCGGCATGGTTGCTGCGGGCGCGCCGGTGCGCGTGGCAAATTACCTGTAG
- a CDS encoding response regulator, translating to MTGKAGIVILMADDDDDDFLLTQKALKQSKLLNTLCRVKDGEELLDYLLERGKYEGGSPCGRPGVILLDLNMPRKDGREALKEIKSNPDLQDIPVVVFTTSKAEEDIYRTYKLGVNSFITKPVTFDNLIQVMQTLGKYWFEIVELPGRAHEPSK from the coding sequence ATGACAGGGAAAGCCGGTATTGTGATTTTGATGGCCGACGACGATGACGATGATTTCTTGTTGACCCAGAAAGCTTTGAAGCAGAGCAAGCTGCTCAATACCCTGTGCCGCGTCAAGGACGGCGAGGAACTGCTTGACTACCTGCTGGAGCGCGGCAAGTATGAAGGGGGTAGCCCCTGCGGACGCCCCGGGGTCATTCTGCTCGACCTGAACATGCCGCGCAAAGACGGCCGTGAAGCGCTGAAAGAGATTAAATCCAACCCTGACCTGCAGGATATACCTGTGGTTGTATTTACAACATCAAAAGCTGAAGAAGACATTTACCGGACGTATAAGCTCGGTGTCAATTCGTTCATCACCAAACCGGTGACGTTCGATAACCTTATCCAGGTGATGCAGACGCTCGGCAAGTATTGGTTCGAGATTGTCGAGTTGCCTGGACGCGCTCATGAGCCAAGCAAGTAA
- a CDS encoding prenyltransferase: MSDTIKQLFVISRPISWVNTAYPFAAGYLASGGRVDALLIIGTLYFLIPYNLLMYGVNDVFDYESDIKNDRKGGLEGAVAAKQSHPVILRAALLLNVPFLAALLWLGTARSALVLALVVFMVVAYSIAGLRFKERPFLDSITSSLHFVGPLLFALSLTGFGTAVWPYVIAFFLWGMASHAFGAVQDVIPDRRSDIASIATVIGARRTVRLAFGLYLLSAALVASQGIVPLVVGVAGLAYAANVAPYLAITDKTSGLANAGWRRFIWLNYGVGFVVTMALLYSLLR, encoded by the coding sequence ATGTCTGACACCATTAAGCAGCTGTTCGTCATTTCGCGGCCCATCTCGTGGGTCAATACCGCCTACCCTTTTGCGGCCGGCTACTTAGCCAGCGGGGGCAGGGTAGACGCCCTGTTAATCATCGGGACGCTCTACTTCCTGATTCCCTACAACCTGCTGATGTACGGTGTCAATGACGTCTTCGATTATGAATCCGACATCAAGAACGACCGCAAAGGCGGATTGGAAGGGGCAGTGGCCGCCAAGCAGTCCCACCCCGTCATCCTGCGGGCCGCCCTGCTGCTGAACGTGCCGTTTCTTGCGGCACTGCTCTGGCTGGGCACTGCCCGCTCGGCCTTGGTGTTGGCGCTGGTTGTCTTCATGGTGGTGGCCTATAGCATCGCCGGCCTGCGCTTCAAGGAGCGGCCGTTCCTGGATTCCATCACGTCCAGCCTGCATTTTGTCGGCCCGCTGTTGTTCGCCCTGTCGCTGACTGGTTTTGGCACGGCAGTCTGGCCGTACGTCATCGCCTTTTTCTTGTGGGGCATGGCCAGCCATGCTTTCGGGGCCGTCCAGGACGTCATTCCCGACCGCCGTAGTGATATCGCCTCTATCGCCACCGTCATCGGCGCGCGCCGGACCGTCCGGCTGGCCTTTGGCCTGTACCTGCTCAGCGCCGCCCTGGTGGCGTCGCAGGGGATAGTGCCACTTGTCGTCGGTGTTGCAGGCCTGGCATACGCCGCCAACGTAGCGCCCTACCTGGCCATCACCGACAAGACGTCCGGACTGGCTAACGCCGGCTGGCGCCGCTTTATCTGGCTGAATTACGGCGTCGGATTCGTGGTGACCATGGCGCTGCTGTACAGCCTGCTGCGCTAG
- a CDS encoding tryptophan-rich sensory protein: MRRIDPAKLIASLAVAFSAAAIGSLATIPNIPTWYEALEKPFFSPPNWVFGPVWTLLYTLIGISLYLVWSAKTKHSKRNAYLAFGIQLALNALWSLVFFGLQQPWLGVGVIIALLVMIILTMREFWPIRRYAAYLLVPYLLWVCFATCLNIAVALLN, encoded by the coding sequence GTGCGACGCATCGACCCGGCAAAGCTGATTGCCTCGCTGGCTGTCGCATTTTCGGCCGCCGCCATCGGTTCGCTGGCTACCATCCCCAATATCCCCACATGGTATGAGGCGTTGGAAAAACCGTTCTTCAGCCCGCCCAACTGGGTGTTCGGGCCGGTCTGGACGCTGCTCTATACGCTGATCGGTATCAGCCTGTATCTTGTCTGGTCGGCCAAGACAAAGCACTCCAAGCGCAACGCCTACCTGGCGTTTGGGATCCAGCTGGCGCTGAACGCGCTGTGGAGCCTGGTGTTTTTCGGGCTGCAGCAGCCATGGCTGGGAGTAGGGGTCATCATTGCGCTGCTGGTGATGATCATCCTGACGATGCGTGAGTTCTGGCCGATCAGGCGCTACGCAGCCTATCTGCTGGTGCCGTACCTGCTGTGGGTGTGTTTTGCGACCTGTCTTAACATCGCGGTCGCATTGTTGAATTAG
- a CDS encoding prepilin-type N-terminal cleavage/methylation domain-containing protein encodes MSRSSHFRLRRGFTIVELLIVIVVIGILAVIAFTSFRSAQERARTASVQSDVSRAVKQVEARKAQDGNSYPSTLASVGVTASEGNSFNYVYSATTDTYCLSSTSGNTSYLVTSDDRRQRAGACPTAAGLIAQWRLNGNGNDSAGSFNGTLNNVTGVAGQDGAANGAYSFNGTNSYIGTGQPISNTTGSFSIGGWVYISTAQAYRAGFVGQNDDVEMFFTANNQLNMYIPGAIVSCVIPYSGWHLSYFVYDSSGIKQYLDGAVCASASGGAHSNGGSNFNLGGGGIADNTGNWLDGRLDDIRIYNRALSDGEMQGLYALGAQ; translated from the coding sequence ATGTCTCGTTCGTCCCACTTCCGCCTCCGTCGGGGCTTCACTATCGTCGAACTGCTGATCGTCATCGTGGTCATCGGCATCCTGGCGGTCATCGCCTTCACTTCATTCCGTTCGGCGCAGGAGCGGGCGCGCACGGCCTCGGTTCAGAGCGACGTCTCACGGGCCGTCAAGCAGGTGGAGGCCAGGAAGGCACAGGATGGCAACTCGTACCCGTCGACCCTGGCGTCGGTGGGGGTGACGGCCAGTGAGGGCAACAGCTTCAACTACGTGTATAGCGCTACGACTGATACATACTGCCTTTCATCCACCAGTGGCAACACCTCGTACCTGGTGACCTCGGATGACCGCAGGCAGCGCGCCGGTGCTTGTCCTACTGCCGCCGGATTGATTGCGCAGTGGCGGCTCAATGGTAACGGCAATGACAGCGCTGGCAGTTTCAATGGCACACTCAATAACGTCACCGGTGTGGCGGGGCAGGATGGGGCGGCCAATGGCGCCTACAGCTTCAACGGTACTAATTCGTATATCGGCACGGGGCAGCCCATCAGCAATACGACGGGCAGCTTCTCGATTGGCGGCTGGGTCTATATCAGCACGGCCCAGGCCTACCGGGCAGGCTTTGTGGGGCAGAATGATGATGTGGAGATGTTCTTCACGGCCAATAACCAGCTTAATATGTACATTCCCGGCGCGATTGTCTCGTGTGTCATTCCGTATAGCGGCTGGCACCTGTCGTACTTCGTCTATGATAGCTCCGGCATCAAGCAATATCTGGATGGAGCGGTCTGCGCCAGTGCCAGCGGCGGCGCCCACAGCAATGGCGGCTCCAATTTCAATCTGGGCGGCGGCGGCATCGCCGACAACACCGGCAACTGGCTGGACGGCCGGCTTGACGATATCCGCATCTACAACCGAGCGCTGAGCGATGGGGAGATGCAGGGGTTGTACGCGTTGGGCGCGCAGTAA
- a CDS encoding response regulator: protein MSQASKEVLDILLVDDDEEDYLIIKSMLKKVPHSPFVLHWVSTAEDAQAEIRAKRHDAYLIDYRLGGLNGLELLSPFNLTRREEPFIILTGAGDDAIERRAMRIGVADYLVKGSFDAELLGRVLRYSIQRKQTETERIRELLEINRSKEEFIALTSHQLRTPATAVKQYLGMVLQGFVGPLEDQQRNFLEKAYESNERQIKTVNDILKVSRLDLKKIEFKKQPLKFSVLIRNILNDLHSVIEDRNQKIEVELPEAEPEVSVDSEHMEMAIGNIIDNASKYSYDKKTIKITVEDLERERVVRVTIADQGVGIAEKDLDKLFKKFSRIANPLSVAVGGNGLGLYWSKEIIELHGGRLDVLSKIGEGTRFVVTMPK from the coding sequence ATGAGCCAAGCAAGTAAGGAAGTACTCGATATCCTGCTGGTGGACGATGATGAGGAGGACTACCTCATCATCAAAAGCATGCTCAAAAAAGTGCCGCACAGCCCGTTCGTGCTGCACTGGGTGTCGACGGCCGAGGATGCCCAGGCGGAGATCCGGGCCAAGCGGCACGACGCATACCTGATTGATTATCGCCTGGGCGGCCTGAACGGCCTGGAGCTGCTAAGTCCTTTCAATCTGACCCGCCGCGAAGAACCGTTCATCATACTGACCGGGGCGGGGGATGATGCGATCGAGCGCCGGGCGATGCGTATCGGCGTGGCGGATTACCTGGTGAAGGGCTCTTTTGACGCCGAACTGCTGGGCAGGGTGCTGCGCTATTCCATCCAGCGTAAGCAGACTGAGACTGAACGTATCCGCGAACTGCTTGAGATAAACCGTTCCAAGGAGGAATTCATCGCGCTTACCTCGCACCAGTTGCGGACGCCGGCCACGGCGGTCAAGCAGTACCTAGGTATGGTGCTGCAGGGGTTCGTCGGGCCGCTGGAAGACCAGCAGCGCAACTTTTTGGAGAAGGCATATGAGAGTAACGAGCGGCAGATAAAGACGGTCAACGATATCCTCAAGGTGTCGCGGCTCGATCTGAAAAAGATTGAGTTTAAGAAACAACCGCTCAAGTTCAGCGTACTGATCCGTAATATATTGAACGATCTGCATAGCGTCATTGAGGACCGCAATCAGAAGATCGAGGTAGAGCTGCCTGAGGCCGAGCCGGAAGTCAGCGTCGATTCCGAGCACATGGAAATGGCCATCGGCAACATCATCGATAATGCCAGCAAATATTCCTACGATAAAAAGACTATCAAGATCACTGTCGAGGACCTTGAGCGCGAGCGTGTGGTGCGGGTGACGATTGCCGACCAGGGCGTAGGCATCGCCGAGAAGGATCTGGATAAACTGTTTAAGAAATTTTCGCGTATCGCCAATCCGTTATCAGTGGCGGTCGGCGGCAACGGGCTGGGGCTCTACTGGTCCAAGGAAATCATCGAACTGCATGGCGGCCGCCTGGATGTGCTCTCCAAGATAGGCGAGGGGACGCGCTTCGTCGTGACGATGCCCAAGTAG
- a CDS encoding PAS domain-containing protein has translation MADMSLQNYQALFKSLSGRYIVFANDDPLFTIVEESETHAEVAMVKREDVIGRPLLEAFPDTSDRYLKTGVSDLVESIRRVVSTGKPDSMPDLRYDLKDQHGVMKAKYWGVTHYPVFSEAGELLYVFQATEDITDARRLAEAQRQLDEALSLGKIGAWSWDIASDVVVADRNLAAMFGISRDKAAAGLPIPVFLESIHRSDRGRVGKLIQKSIKTGEPYETEYRTISTDGSVRWVIARGKVEYDYDGKPSSFPGSLVDITERKQAEQNLTFLAQASVALSSSLEYRKTLNTIAKLLVPNIADWATVHMLNDKNMLEQVAVAHVDPSKVKWAKELNKQRGPIPLDDPTNGTALVVRECTAQIFPVITDAMIEASTPDAKERELLRGLGLSSAITVPIIVNGKATGAVSLISAELRRHYTDSDFEMAKELASRISFAIANAQLYNEAQKEIEHRRRLEEQLREINNTLEARVLERTEQLNQANVSLRRSNEELENFAYVASHDLQEPLRKIQAFGDLLDEEYADKLGEGRDYLTRMKKAAGRMSVLIEDLLAFSRVTTKAKDPVEVDLNTVVNEVVDDLQIRVERCEGVVEVGDLPTILADPLQMRQLFQNLIGNALKFHREDVAPVVKVSAGLEQDGGTGQQMIRLEVADNGIGFEEKYLDRIFSVFQRLHGRDAYEGTGIGLAVCRKIVERHGGCITASSVPGEGSKFTIMLPLENKELSI, from the coding sequence ATGGCTGATATGTCGCTGCAAAATTATCAAGCTTTGTTCAAATCGTTATCGGGCCGCTACATTGTCTTTGCCAATGATGACCCGCTGTTCACGATTGTCGAAGAAAGCGAGACGCATGCCGAGGTGGCCATGGTCAAGCGTGAGGACGTCATCGGCCGGCCGCTCCTGGAAGCTTTTCCTGATACTTCTGACCGGTACCTGAAAACCGGCGTCAGCGATCTGGTTGAGTCGATCCGCCGCGTCGTCAGCACTGGCAAGCCGGACAGTATGCCCGACCTGCGCTACGACCTGAAGGACCAGCACGGCGTCATGAAGGCGAAGTACTGGGGCGTGACGCATTACCCGGTCTTCAGCGAGGCAGGGGAGCTGCTCTATGTCTTCCAGGCCACCGAGGACATCACCGATGCACGGCGCCTGGCCGAGGCCCAACGCCAACTGGACGAGGCCTTGAGTCTGGGCAAGATCGGTGCCTGGTCCTGGGACATCGCCAGCGACGTCGTGGTGGCCGACCGCAACCTGGCGGCCATGTTCGGTATCAGCCGGGACAAGGCTGCAGCTGGTTTGCCGATACCGGTCTTTTTGGAATCGATCCACAGGTCGGACCGCGGACGCGTCGGCAAATTGATACAGAAATCCATTAAGACGGGCGAGCCGTACGAGACCGAATACCGCACCATCAGCACTGACGGGTCGGTGCGCTGGGTGATCGCCCGCGGCAAGGTGGAGTATGATTACGACGGCAAGCCATCCAGCTTCCCCGGCTCGCTGGTAGACATTACCGAGCGCAAGCAGGCAGAGCAGAACCTGACTTTTCTGGCGCAGGCCAGCGTGGCCCTGTCTTCGAGCCTGGAATACCGCAAGACGCTTAACACCATTGCCAAGCTGCTGGTGCCGAACATCGCCGACTGGGCGACCGTCCATATGCTGAATGATAAGAACATGCTTGAGCAGGTAGCGGTCGCCCACGTCGATCCGTCCAAGGTAAAGTGGGCCAAGGAGCTGAACAAGCAGCGCGGGCCCATTCCGCTTGACGACCCGACGAACGGCACGGCGCTGGTGGTGCGTGAGTGTACGGCACAGATCTTCCCGGTCATCACCGACGCGATGATCGAGGCCAGTACGCCGGACGCCAAGGAGCGGGAACTGTTGCGCGGTCTCGGCCTTAGTTCGGCTATCACAGTGCCGATCATCGTCAATGGCAAGGCGACGGGCGCCGTTTCGCTGATTTCCGCCGAGCTGCGCCGCCACTACACTGATAGCGATTTTGAAATGGCCAAGGAGCTGGCCAGCCGTATCTCCTTCGCCATCGCCAATGCCCAGCTCTACAACGAGGCCCAGAAGGAGATTGAGCACCGGCGGCGGCTGGAGGAGCAGCTGCGCGAGATTAACAACACACTTGAAGCCCGGGTATTGGAACGTACCGAGCAGCTGAACCAGGCCAATGTCAGCCTGCGCCGCAGCAACGAGGAGCTGGAAAACTTCGCCTATGTCGCCTCGCACGACCTGCAGGAGCCGCTGCGCAAGATCCAGGCCTTCGGCGACCTGCTGGACGAGGAATATGCCGACAAGCTGGGCGAAGGCCGGGATTACCTGACCCGCATGAAAAAAGCGGCCGGCCGCATGAGCGTGCTGATTGAGGATCTGCTGGCTTTCTCACGCGTGACCACCAAGGCTAAGGATCCGGTGGAGGTCGACTTGAATACCGTGGTGAACGAGGTGGTGGACGACCTTCAGATCAGAGTGGAGCGCTGTGAGGGCGTGGTCGAGGTGGGCGACTTGCCGACCATCCTGGCCGATCCGCTGCAGATGCGCCAGCTGTTCCAAAACCTGATCGGCAACGCCTTGAAGTTCCACCGTGAAGACGTAGCGCCAGTGGTAAAGGTCAGTGCCGGCCTGGAACAGGACGGCGGGACGGGGCAGCAGATGATCCGGCTGGAGGTGGCGGATAACGGCATCGGCTTCGAAGAGAAGTATCTGGACCGTATCTTCTCGGTCTTCCAGCGCCTGCATGGCCGGGATGCTTACGAAGGGACGGGTATCGGCCTGGCGGTCTGCCGCAAGATTGTGGAGCGGCATGGGGGATGTATTACTGCCAGCAGCGTGCCCGGTGAAGGTTCGAAATTTACTATTATGTTACCATTGGAAAATAAGGAGTTAAGCATATGA